In Candidatus Methanosphaera massiliense, the following are encoded in one genomic region:
- a CDS encoding winged helix-turn-helix transcriptional regulator has product MTNDKDEIPCPMELAIQLINKKWVIQIIRDMFFGKTHFSEFKEDKPGLSNKVLSGCLKNLEENGLIEKNISDIDGVVDISYNLTDHGRALNKVIYELAMYTLNEDINNKIYDDEQKKEIGEYFRDKLNIDDN; this is encoded by the coding sequence ATGACAAATGATAAAGATGAGATTCCATGTCCTATGGAATTAGCAATTCAGTTAATTAATAAGAAGTGGGTTATTCAGATTATTAGGGACATGTTTTTTGGTAAGACTCATTTTAGTGAGTTTAAGGAGGATAAACCTGGCCTATCTAATAAGGTTTTATCTGGTTGTCTTAAGAATTTGGAAGAAAATGGTTTGATTGAGAAGAATATTTCTGATATTGATGGTGTTGTTGATATTTCTTATAATCTTACTGATCATGGTCGTGCTTTAAATAAGGTTATTTATGAGCTTGCCATGTATACTTTGAATGAGGATATTAATAATAAGATTTATGATGATGAACAGAAGAAAGAAATTGGTGAATATTTTAGGGATAAGTTAAATATTGATGATAATTAA
- a CDS encoding CRISPR-associated endonuclease Cas3'', with amino-acid sequence MPDSINDYYSHTDKRLVDHLLNVAVNSRRIIEELAVENKELFMDLSFLIGICHDFAKSTTFFQDYLFSDDPVYNNDSKGHGRLSAIFGYYVIKNYFRKSEDTKFYPILAYIVINRHHGDLIDVKGILGETKILNQEHVTLLQIKNLKNQKYTHRFQNLRKFYKAYNISVNDFIGKYELVKQYIICDLKLLSGDMNLINYEELIFLYSVLLDADKFDASNTSMHLRKHVSPEIMSSYVSAYHDYSSNISSIRDDAYNEINAYTSKLDLKNKIYSLTLPTGMGKTIDIISFSLKLREKIEKEK; translated from the coding sequence TTGCCAGATAGTATTAATGATTATTATTCTCATACTGATAAGAGGCTTGTTGATCATCTTTTGAATGTTGCTGTTAATTCTAGACGTATTATTGAGGAATTAGCTGTTGAAAATAAGGAGCTATTCATGGATCTTAGTTTTCTTATTGGTATATGTCATGATTTTGCTAAGAGTACTACTTTTTTTCAGGATTACTTATTTAGTGATGACCCTGTATATAATAATGATAGTAAGGGTCATGGTCGTTTATCTGCTATTTTTGGATATTATGTTATAAAGAATTATTTTAGAAAATCAGAGGATACTAAATTTTATCCTATATTAGCTTATATTGTGATTAACAGACATCATGGTGATTTGATTGATGTAAAGGGTATTCTTGGTGAAACTAAGATCCTAAATCAGGAGCATGTCACACTTCTTCAGATTAAAAACTTGAAAAATCAGAAGTATACTCATAGATTTCAGAATCTTAGAAAGTTTTATAAGGCATATAATATTAGTGTTAATGATTTTATTGGCAAATATGAGTTAGTTAAGCAATATATTATCTGTGATTTAAAGCTTCTTAGTGGTGATATGAATTTAATCAATTATGAAGAATTAATATTCTTATATTCTGTTCTTCTTGATGCTGATAAGTTTGATGCATCAAATACTAGTATGCATCTAAGAAAACATGTTTCACCGGAGATTATGAGTAGTTATGTATCAGCGTATCATGATTATTCATCAAATATAAGTAGTATCAGGGATGATGCATATAATGAAATTAACGCTTATACTAGTAAGTTAGATTTAAAAAATAAAATCTATTCATTAACTTTACCAACAGGTATGGGAAAAACAATTGATATAATATCCTTTTCTTTAAAATTACGTGAAAAAATAGAAAAAGAGAAATGA
- a CDS encoding acyltransferase, producing the protein MFKNNNENHVVNERITYVDQLRTLSIIWLILINVAFTFRFQNSATLEEYVLFTSFAFGVPVFLMLLGLLMLERDYTDIKNFLKTDFIRILIPFLIWNTVMAIIATINNNGFILTTATLYQFYLNFMKQHWYAWMLLGIYLSLPILSEFIRSWKLKGAAYYLILGVIASIIYQALAYYNTPSYFNLTFFIGPLIYVFAGYYFENKEIKLSHNKIVTIGFIIFLLTSIIIIYNAVVINHYTFTILLHHYNFFTHSYLDVSLIVVLQAIGLFLVFKYINMNVTGLLIPIKHVLENRWIMKFTTSISRSCYGIYLTHQSLIIILTTLISPYSINEAYGTIILTIIILLTSWFIILLLKKVGVPTKYIGYD; encoded by the coding sequence ATGTTTAAAAACAATAATGAAAATCATGTAGTAAATGAACGAATTACATATGTAGACCAATTAAGAACACTAAGCATAATATGGCTAATACTAATAAATGTAGCATTCACATTCAGATTTCAAAACTCGGCGACATTAGAAGAATATGTATTATTCACATCATTTGCATTTGGAGTACCAGTATTTCTAATGCTTCTAGGATTACTAATGTTAGAAAGAGACTACACTGATATAAAAAACTTCCTAAAAACAGACTTCATACGCATACTAATACCATTCCTTATATGGAACACAGTAATGGCTATTATAGCAACAATAAACAATAACGGATTTATACTAACTACAGCTACATTATACCAGTTCTATCTAAATTTCATGAAACAACACTGGTATGCATGGATGTTACTAGGAATATATCTATCACTACCAATCCTAAGTGAATTTATCAGATCATGGAAACTAAAAGGAGCAGCATACTACCTAATACTAGGAGTAATAGCATCAATAATATATCAGGCACTAGCATACTACAACACACCCAGCTACTTCAACCTCACATTCTTCATAGGACCACTAATATACGTATTTGCAGGATACTATTTTGAAAACAAGGAAATAAAACTATCACACAACAAAATAGTAACAATAGGATTCATAATATTTCTATTAACATCAATTATAATTATATACAACGCTGTAGTAATCAACCACTACACATTCACTATACTACTACATCATTATAATTTCTTCACACACTCCTACCTAGACGTAAGTCTAATAGTAGTATTACAAGCCATAGGATTATTCCTTGTATTCAAATACATCAACATGAACGTAACAGGACTCTTAATACCAATAAAACACGTACTAGAAAACAGATGGATAATGAAATTCACAACATCAATAAGCAGGTCATGCTATGGAATATACCTTACACATCAATCACTTATAATAATACTAACAACACTAATCAGCCCCTATTCAATAAACGAGGCATACGGAACAATAATACTCACAATCATAATACTACTAACAAGCTGGTTTATAATACTATTACTAAAAAAAGTAGGAGTCCCAACAAAATATATAGGATACGATTAA
- the cas3 gene encoding CRISPR-associated helicase Cas3': MIYTLPFLSIIDQNASVIEDILYNSDIRGVDYLQKHTSLSDSNYTPSENDFVKEQSPELLIDGWYSEIIITTFIQLFYSLISDKNKSLRKFHNITNSIIILDEVQTIPPKYWYLLKTIFIDLARYYNTWIIFMSATQPLIFNPKEISEIITDKDKYFQQLDRVNYYFHNNKIPLTTFAHNMVTKIKNNINKDVMFVLNTTESSKYLYDYLKQNLNNSFQLIYLSTNLIPLDRLDRINRINTKTSKQKIIVTTQLIEAGVDIDVDIIYRDQAPIDSIIQTAGRCNRNNNHEKGEVHLVKLTDNKGNTYSTIYSQTLIKATEELTRNINIISEKEFNMKIPELYHEKVKESISQEESYRLMEKIEKLELRNLQDDFRLIEDTDKLVDVFIEKDEKAKEIWNKYRIIRETNNREEFKKIKPEFYNYVIQIYKDKLGNNEYDEKRGIGYISHDNIKDSYDEETGYINEK; this comes from the coding sequence ATTATATACACATTACCATTTCTTAGTATAATTGATCAGAATGCATCTGTAATAGAAGATATCCTATATAATTCAGATATACGAGGAGTTGATTATCTTCAGAAACATACCTCATTATCAGATAGTAATTATACTCCCTCCGAGAATGATTTTGTAAAAGAACAATCACCAGAACTTCTTATTGATGGATGGTACTCCGAGATTATTATTACAACTTTCATCCAATTATTTTATTCACTGATAAGTGATAAAAACAAGTCACTAAGGAAATTTCATAACATAACAAATTCCATAATAATCCTAGATGAAGTACAAACAATACCACCAAAATACTGGTACCTACTAAAAACAATATTCATCGACCTTGCTAGATATTATAACACATGGATAATCTTCATGAGTGCAACACAACCACTAATTTTTAATCCTAAAGAAATCAGTGAAATAATAACAGATAAAGACAAATACTTCCAACAACTAGACAGAGTAAACTACTACTTCCACAATAACAAAATACCATTAACCACATTTGCCCATAATATGGTTACAAAAATAAAAAACAATATAAACAAAGACGTGATGTTTGTATTAAACACAACAGAATCCTCAAAATACCTTTATGACTACTTAAAACAAAATCTTAATAATAGTTTCCAATTAATATACTTGTCAACAAACCTAATACCACTAGACAGGTTAGATAGAATAAATAGGATTAATACAAAAACAAGTAAGCAAAAGATAATAGTAACAACACAGCTAATCGAGGCAGGAGTAGATATCGACGTTGACATAATTTACCGTGACCAGGCTCCAATAGATAGTATAATACAAACAGCCGGAAGATGTAACAGAAACAACAACCACGAAAAAGGTGAAGTACACCTAGTAAAACTAACCGATAATAAGGGTAATACATACTCAACAATATACAGCCAAACACTAATTAAAGCAACAGAGGAACTAACAAGAAATATTAACATAATCTCAGAAAAAGAGTTCAACATGAAAATACCCGAATTATACCATGAGAAAGTAAAAGAATCAATATCACAGGAAGAATCATATAGATTAATGGAAAAAATAGAGAAGCTAGAACTAAGAAATCTGCAAGACGACTTCAGATTAATCGAAGACACGGATAAACTAGTAGACGTATTCATAGAAAAAGACGAAAAAGCAAAGGAGATCTGGAATAAATACAGGATTATAAGAGAAACAAATAATAGAGAGGAATTTAAGAAAATAAAACCAGAATTCTATAACTACGTCATACAAATCTACAAAGATAAACTAGGAAACAATGAATATGATGAAAAAAGAGGAATAGGATACATATCACATGATAATATAAAAGATAGTTATGACGAGGAAACAGGATACATAAATGAAAAATAA
- a CDS encoding exonuclease/endonuclease/phosphatase family protein produces MKIKGLLIFAKKDIALKNNFWNSKHELFLSINVNNYFDLVGVWTQNNTKLNSYYVEEMIAYLRIFEEKIKKSGKIIFCGDFNSNKIWDKNNGKGHMDMVKLFNSMNLKSIYHELSQEEEGKESVPTFYQYFHKDKPYHIDYVFSTPNLVKTLSIGSYEEFVGCENMKSDHVPLIFEIKL; encoded by the coding sequence ATGAAGATTAAAGGATTACTAATTTTTGCAAAAAAAGATATCGCCTTAAAAAACAACTTCTGGAATTCAAAACATGAATTATTTTTATCAATTAATGTTAATAATTATTTTGATTTAGTGGGTGTATGGACACAAAATAATACAAAGTTAAACTCATATTACGTTGAAGAAATGATAGCCTATCTTAGAATATTTGAAGAAAAAATAAAAAAATCAGGAAAAATTATATTCTGTGGAGATTTTAACAGTAATAAAATTTGGGATAAGAATAATGGAAAGGGTCATATGGACATGGTTAAACTATTTAATTCAATGAATTTAAAAAGTATATATCATGAATTATCTCAAGAGGAAGAAGGAAAAGAATCCGTTCCTACATTTTATCAATATTTTCATAAAGATAAACCTTACCACATAGATTATGTGTTTTCAACACCTAATTTAGTAAAAACATTATCAATTGGATCTTATGAAGAATTTGTGGGCTGTGAAAATATGAAAAGTGATCATGTTCCACTTATTTTTGAAATAAAACTATGA
- the acgM gene encoding radical SAM/SPASM domain protein, ACGX system translates to MRDFFAFQWHITDECDQRCKHCYIFNNEHTTNLTTTSINDLEDIFNNCINMCNIVNREPFFYVTGGDPLLHPDFWKLINLFKENNIKFGIMGNPFHLTSEVCEKLKDAGCLAYQLSLDGLRKTHDYFRMPGSYDTTLDKIKVLKDAGMNVNIMTTVSKVNMDEIPELIDVVVEHGVDTYSFARYCPEGFDEDSHMTPEEYHQFLEKCWDKYEQYKDSSTNFDLKDHLWTLFLYEKGLFEIPSDLDDDVIYDGCNCGNSHVTILPNGNVYACRRMNSLIGNAFEENIVSLFTSRKMDEYRQYENFEKCSKCELLRFCRGCPAVSYGYTGSMYSSDPQCWKKI, encoded by the coding sequence ATGAGAGATTTTTTCGCATTTCAATGGCATATAACAGATGAATGTGACCAACGCTGCAAACACTGTTATATATTTAATAATGAACATACAACAAATCTAACAACAACAAGTATTAATGATTTAGAGGATATATTCAATAACTGTATAAACATGTGTAACATAGTAAACAGAGAACCATTCTTTTATGTCACAGGTGGAGATCCACTACTTCATCCAGATTTCTGGAAGTTAATAAATTTATTTAAGGAAAATAACATTAAATTTGGTATTATGGGCAATCCCTTCCATCTAACAAGTGAAGTATGTGAAAAATTAAAGGATGCAGGATGCCTTGCATACCAATTATCACTAGATGGTTTAAGAAAAACACATGATTACTTCAGAATGCCTGGTTCATATGATACAACACTAGATAAGATTAAAGTACTAAAAGATGCTGGTATGAATGTTAATATCATGACAACAGTCTCTAAAGTTAATATGGATGAAATACCAGAATTAATTGATGTAGTGGTAGAGCATGGTGTTGATACTTATAGTTTTGCAAGATATTGTCCTGAAGGATTTGATGAGGACAGTCATATGACGCCAGAGGAATATCATCAGTTTTTAGAGAAATGCTGGGATAAATATGAACAATACAAGGATTCCAGTACTAATTTTGATTTAAAAGATCATCTATGGACATTATTCCTGTATGAAAAAGGATTATTTGAAATCCCTAGTGATTTAGATGATGATGTAATCTATGATGGATGTAACTGTGGTAATTCTCATGTAACAATACTGCCAAATGGTAATGTATATGCTTGTAGACGTATGAACAGTCTAATTGGTAATGCCTTTGAGGAAAATATTGTATCACTATTTACCAGTAGAAAGATGGATGAATACAGACAATACGAGAATTTCGAGAAATGCAGTAAATGTGAATTACTAAGATTCTGTAGGGGCTGTCCTGCTGTAAGCTATGGTTATACGGGTTCTATGTATAGTAGTGACCCTCAGTGTTGGAAGAAAATATAG
- a CDS encoding NAD(P)H-dependent oxidoreductase, giving the protein MKTHIIYCHPSNKSLTYQIKEKYIQALTDVGKEYTISDLYAKNFNSDMTEEEYLRESNYTLDTPSSDVLEEQKLLDEADNLTFIFPVFWLDCPSKLVGWFTRVFTYGYRYYSTEGKEQMKTYDNIRFIITMGSGYKDLEADGKISAIKTIFDVDRIKDKARNTQFYIYTSTSHDKITDERKRKILDDVYKIGINSN; this is encoded by the coding sequence ATGAAAACACATATAATATATTGTCATCCAAGTAATAAAAGCCTCACATACCAGATAAAAGAAAAATATATTCAAGCACTAACAGATGTAGGAAAAGAATACACAATATCTGATTTATATGCAAAGAATTTTAACTCAGATATGACTGAGGAAGAATATCTCAGAGAATCAAATTACACACTAGATACACCATCAAGTGACGTGTTAGAAGAACAAAAACTACTGGATGAAGCTGATAATCTAACATTCATCTTCCCAGTATTCTGGCTAGACTGCCCATCAAAACTCGTGGGATGGTTTACAAGAGTATTCACATATGGCTACAGATATTACTCAACAGAGGGCAAAGAACAAATGAAAACATATGATAATATAAGATTTATCATAACCATGGGCAGCGGATACAAAGATTTAGAAGCTGATGGAAAAATAAGTGCAATAAAAACAATCTTCGACGTCGATAGAATAAAAGATAAAGCAAGAAATACACAATTCTACATCTACACTAGTACAAGTCATGATAAAATAACTGATGAAAGAAAAAGAAAAATATTAGATGATGTATATAAAATAGGTATTAATTCAAACTAG
- a CDS encoding zinc-binding dehydrogenase has translation MKAVLLTETCEASQLHVSEIAKPEVKNGWVLVEVLGFGLNRSELILREYEADEDYINLPVIPGIECYGVVVDKSDCCLDIGDHVVALMGGMGRSFDGSYAEYALLPESNVFKIDEKLAEKYSVEEISALPETFFTAYCSLFDSLELNSRDVILIRGGSSTVGIAAIQLASRCGATVIATTRSRDRLKYLSMYGASYALIDDDNLITNILSLAPEGVSKVLELLGPLTMKESFKALQKHGTLCITGILGGQETIEKFDPIIDIPNDKYLTSFYSNYPTQEKMNEIFRYIYKNDIRPIIADKYSLEEIGKAHSVTENNKKLGKIVVINNKE, from the coding sequence ATGAAAGCAGTATTACTAACCGAGACATGTGAAGCTAGTCAATTACACGTGTCAGAGATAGCTAAGCCAGAAGTAAAGAATGGCTGGGTATTAGTAGAAGTATTAGGTTTTGGTCTTAATCGTTCAGAGTTAATACTCAGGGAATATGAGGCAGATGAGGATTATATTAACTTGCCCGTTATACCAGGTATTGAATGTTATGGTGTTGTTGTTGATAAATCAGATTGTTGTCTGGATATAGGAGACCATGTTGTAGCATTAATGGGAGGTATGGGCAGAAGCTTTGATGGAAGCTATGCAGAGTACGCCCTTCTACCAGAATCTAACGTTTTTAAAATAGATGAAAAACTGGCAGAGAAGTATAGTGTAGAGGAAATCAGTGCACTTCCAGAAACATTCTTCACAGCCTATTGTTCCTTATTTGATTCATTAGAATTAAACAGTAGGGATGTTATACTCATCCGTGGTGGAAGTAGTACTGTTGGTATAGCTGCAATACAATTAGCCTCCAGGTGTGGTGCTACAGTAATAGCTACTACTCGTAGCCGTGACAGGCTTAAATATCTTAGTATGTATGGAGCAAGCTATGCTCTCATAGATGATGATAATCTAATAACTAATATATTATCATTAGCTCCTGAGGGTGTTAGTAAGGTACTTGAACTGCTTGGTCCTTTAACTATGAAGGAATCATTCAAAGCTCTGCAAAAACATGGAACTTTATGCATTACAGGTATACTTGGTGGACAAGAAACAATAGAAAAATTCGATCCTATTATTGATATACCAAATGATAAATATCTTACATCATTCTATAGTAATTACCCAACACAGGAAAAGATGAATGAAATATTTAGATATATTTACAAGAATGATATAAGACCAATCATTGCAGATAAATATTCATTAGAAGAAATTGGAAAAGCACATAGTGTAACAGAGAATAATAAAAAATTAGGGAAAATAGTAGTAATCAATAATAAGGAGTAA
- a CDS encoding pyridoxamine 5'-phosphate oxidase family protein — MDSKQDCLKFLRELIDTTIATVDKDGNPQSRVIDVMLEDGETVYFLTARGKRFYKQLQENNHIALVGLKDNKTVRIIGEVKQLEDQHKWIDKMFEKNKYMNNVYPGDARYILEPFKVECGEMEFFDLTQKPIYRKTFKINTEESTYFNKKYVITDNCIECDVCKATCPQNAIEEGSPYHIMSNHCLDCGTCYENCPVNAIEDPY, encoded by the coding sequence ATGGATAGTAAACAGGATTGCTTAAAATTTTTAAGAGAATTAATAGATACAACTATAGCTACAGTAGATAAGGATGGAAATCCGCAAAGTAGGGTAATAGATGTAATGTTAGAAGATGGAGAAACAGTATACTTCCTAACTGCAAGAGGAAAAAGATTCTATAAACAATTACAAGAAAACAATCACATTGCATTAGTAGGATTAAAAGATAATAAAACAGTACGTATAATAGGTGAAGTAAAACAATTAGAAGATCAACACAAATGGATAGATAAAATGTTTGAAAAAAATAAGTATATGAATAATGTTTATCCAGGTGATGCACGATACATCTTAGAACCATTTAAGGTAGAATGTGGAGAAATGGAATTCTTTGATTTAACCCAAAAACCAATATATCGGAAAACATTCAAGATAAACACTGAAGAATCAACATATTTCAATAAAAAATATGTGATAACTGATAATTGTATAGAATGTGATGTATGTAAAGCTACCTGTCCTCAAAATGCTATAGAAGAAGGAAGTCCATATCATATAATGTCTAATCATTGTCTTGATTGTGGTACATGTTACGAAAATTGTCCTGTTAATGCTATAGAAGATCCTTACTAG
- a CDS encoding zinc-ribbon domain-containing protein, whose product MTENNTRCESCQKKCPKCYTLNDNNNRFCIKCGEELIYNNIQQNQIILINRI is encoded by the coding sequence ATAACGGAGAACAATACTAGGTGTGAATCATGTCAAAAAAAATGTCCTAAATGTTACACTTTAAATGATAACAATAATAGATTTTGTATTAAATGTGGAGAAGAATTGATTTATAATAATATTCAACAAAATCAAATAATCCTTATCAACAGAATTTAA
- a CDS encoding Ig-like domain repeat protein, which yields MTIKDKKDPNRKVEGYVIFKIDGLTLKDANNQTIQAKITDNNANYTYTIGHQYSAREHTITALLVNNTYVRSQANNTFNVTPTKTQIQLNTPQTNSKNIKLTGTLQDAAGHRLTGTNKAIVKIDGITIKTTSDTPQYHTITDGQIDITLNKTLKSGLHNITLVTGQRGAFTGARNNTTINIQANNKNLKSASITDKQLVNIIPQKQIAIINETNTISIKIQDANNKDIKKGQVTFTSNGKTLSVSKITNGQAVLNHKYNKAGTYNIQATYHDPTGSYQDTTKQFTITIKDQPQTTIKITANNTTARVGETLTYTTLFSDTHNNKYKNRKQLTT from the coding sequence GTGACAATCAAGGACAAAAAAGATCCAAATAGAAAAGTAGAAGGATATGTAATCTTCAAGATAGATGGCCTAACACTAAAAGATGCAAACAACCAGACAATACAAGCAAAAATAACAGACAACAATGCAAACTACACATACACCATAGGACACCAATACTCAGCAAGAGAACATACAATAACAGCACTACTGGTAAACAATACATATGTAAGAAGTCAGGCAAACAATACATTCAACGTAACACCAACAAAGACACAAATACAGCTAAACACTCCACAAACAAATAGTAAAAACATTAAACTAACCGGTACACTACAAGACGCGGCAGGACATAGACTAACAGGTACCAACAAGGCAATTGTAAAAATCGACGGAATAACAATAAAAACCACAAGTGACACACCACAATACCACACCATCACTGATGGTCAAATAGACATAACACTAAACAAGACACTAAAATCTGGACTCCACAACATAACACTGGTAACAGGACAGAGAGGAGCATTCACAGGAGCAAGAAACAACACCACAATCAACATACAAGCAAACAATAAAAACCTGAAAAGTGCCAGCATAACAGACAAACAACTAGTAAACATCATACCACAAAAACAAATAGCAATTATAAATGAAACAAACACGATAAGCATCAAAATACAAGATGCCAACAACAAGGACATAAAAAAAGGACAAGTAACGTTCACTAGTAACGGCAAAACACTATCAGTCAGTAAAATCACAAACGGACAAGCAGTCCTAAACCACAAGTACAATAAAGCTGGAACATACAATATACAAGCAACATACCATGATCCAACAGGAAGCTACCAAGACACCACAAAACAATTCACAATAACAATCAAAGACCAGCCACAAACAACCATCAAAATAACAGCAAACAACACCACAGCCCGTGTAGGTGAAACCCTCACCTACACAACCCTCTTTAGCGACACCCACAACAACAAATACAAAAATAGAAAACAACTCACCACCTAA